Proteins from one Erythrolamprus reginae isolate rEryReg1 chromosome 6, rEryReg1.hap1, whole genome shotgun sequence genomic window:
- the LOC139169164 gene encoding olfactory receptor 5T17-like has translation MEGVNQTLQVSEFLFLGFFGMPRGQPFFFLLFLTIYLITLVANSMILILIQMDSRLHSPMYYFLSHLSCLDICYSSVTVPKILVNLLRLQPTISYNECMAQMFFLITCTGSECTLLAVMAYDRYAAICEPLHYSQLMSREVRVPMATASWILGLVNSTLHTALTTNLIFCRATGVHHIFCDVPPLLKIACSDTYGNETALHIATIFVGLCPFLLVIISYIYILSTILKIRSNTGRRKTFPTCGAHLVTVIVYFGMGILNYNRPSAGYSLGVDTLVSTLYCIVTPMLNPLIYSLRNKEVKGALQKLLSIQEKEDASLGKH, from the coding sequence ATGGAAGGTGTCAATCAGACCCTGCAGGTGAGTGAGTTCTTGTTCCTGGGTTTCTTTGGCATGCCCAGAGGTCAACCTTTCTTCTTTCTGCTGTTTCTGACCATCTACCTCATCACTTTGGTGGCCAACTCAATGATACTCATCTTGATCCAGATGGATTCACGACTCCACAGTCCCATGTACTATTTCCTCAGCCACCTGTCCTGCTTGGACATTTGCTACTCCTCAGTCACAGTCCCAAAGATCTTGGTGAACCTCTTGCGTCTGCAGCCCACCATCTCCTACAATGAGTGCATGGCCCAGATGTTCTTCCTCATTACATGTACTGGATCTGAATGCACATTGCTGGCTGTGATGGCCTATGACCGCTATGCAGCCATCTGTGAACCTTTGCACTATTCTCAACTCATGAGTAGGGAGGTGCGAGTCCCAATGGCAACAGCTTCATGGATCTTGGGTCTTGTCAACTCCACGCTTCACACTGCCTTGACCACCAATTTGATCTTCTGTAGAGCCACTGGGGTCCATCACATCTTCTGTGATGTCCCACCACTCTTGAAAATAGCTTGCAGTGATACTTATGGCAATGAGACGGCTCTTCACATAGCTACCATCTTTGTAGGGCTCTGTCCTTTCCTCCTTGTCATCATTTCCTACATCTACATCCTATCTACGATTTTGAAAATCCGTTCTAACACTGGAAGGAGAAAGACCTTCCCTACTTGTGGTGCCCACTTGGTTACCGTCATTGTTTACTTTGGGATGGGCATCTTGAACTACAACCGTCCCAGTGCGGGCTACTCCTTGGGGGTGGACACCCTGGTCTCCACTCTATATTGTATTGTCACCCCCATGCTGAACCCCCTAATCTACAGCCTTCGAAACAAGGAGGTCAAAGGAGCCCTACAAAAACTTCTGAGCATTCAAGAGAAGGAAGATGCATCTCTTGGAAAGCACTGA